The genomic stretch TTGAGGAACGTGTTGCGCAATGCCTTGGCTAACAATCCATCGGTTCCCTGAAACTCGTTCGACGAAGCGGGCGCTGCAGGACGCGCACGCTCGAGCAGAATGAGCGCGGCGGGCGACATGACGACCGCCCCCGCCGTTACGGCGATTGCAACCGTGAGGTCGCTTTCGGGGCCATACACCGCACGCAGTAACGGCAGACCCACCGATGCGAAATTCGGCATGCCGATCGTGACGGCCCTCACGGCGGCGTGAGCGAGATCCGATTTGAACACCGCGCGCGAAACCAGCAACGAGGCGAAATAGGGCACCAGCATCACGCCGATCAGCACCGCGATCAGCACGGCATGTTGCGCAAGACTCGCCCGCTGCATCTTCGCGGTGTAAAGAAAAAGCGCGAACGGCAGCGCATAGTCGACGAGCATCGTATTGATCGACGACAGCGGCAGCGCTCCTTGTTTGATTCTCCCGGCGAAATATCCCGCTCCCATCGAGAACAGGAATGGGATCAGCGCACTTGCGATTTCGGAAGTCATGATGGTTACCGTGTATGCAGTCCGGACGAAGCGTCGCAAGCACGCCGTGGCTGGCCGTGCTCGCGACGGATTGGCTTCAGCCTTTCCAGTCCTTGAGAAAGTCGACCAGAAGCCGATTGACGATTTCCGGCTGTTCTTCATGCGGCAAATGGCCGGCACGCGGAATGGCGTGCGTGACGACGTCGCGTGCCATACCCTTCCACACATCCGGCATGTCGAACATCTTGCCTACCGCGTAGAACTCCGCGCCCCACAGGGCGAGCGTCGGGGCCTGGATCAGCACATCGGCGTCTACTTTGTCGTGAGCGACATCGACCGCGTTGGCACGGTAGTCCGCCATTGCACCCCGCACGGCACCCGGCGCTTCGTATGCCCGAACGTAGGTCTCGAACGCTTCGCCCGAGATCGTGTGCGGGTTGTAGGACCAGTCGGAGAACAAGTGTCGCAGCCATGCACGCTCGTTGCCCGCGATCAGCGTCTCCGGCAGATCGGGGACCTGATGGAACAGGAAGAACCAATATGCGCGCGCGATCTGTGCGTTGATTGACTGGGCGACGATGCGTGTCGGCACGTTGTCCATGACGACGAGGCGATCGACCGCCTCCGGATGGTCCTTCGCGAAGCGCGTCGCGACCCGCGCACCGCGGTCGTGGCTCACGAGCGCAATACGCTCGATCGACAGTTCGCGCAGGAGCGCACGCAGATCGTTCGCCATCGTGCGCTTGTCGTAGCCGTCCGCGGGCTTTTCCGTCTCGCCATAGCCCCGCAGGTCCGGTGCGATCACGCGGTAATGTTGCGCGAGCACGGGAATCTGATGCCGCCACGCGTAATGCGTTTCCGGAAAGCCGTGCAGCAGGACGACGGGGGCGCCTTCGCCCGCCTCGACAAAGTGTTGGCGGATGCCGTTCGCTGTAATCGTGTGATGGGTGACGTCCAGATTGCTCATGATCAGCTCCCGAAATAGATCGAGTGCAATCCGGGGATCTCTTGTGCAGGTGCGGCGCGGCCGCCGGATGAAGACGAACCGGACGTCGCCGGGCCAAAGCTGCTGTTGGCTGCATCGCTCGTCCGCGACGCGTCGCGGGCCGCAACGCGCTGTTGCGCGGCGAGCAGTTCGGACGGATACGTGGCGTCGGACGTCGTGCCGCGATATCCCGCCTGTTGCAACTCGAGCAGTTCCGCCCGCACCTGCGCGCGCGTGACGCCGGATTGAGCGAAGGCTGCGACAGGGAGGGCCATCGTGGCCGTGAGCAGTGAAGCAATGAGGATGCGTTTCATGATTGATTCTCCAATAAGGGATCCGGTCAGCGCGTTCAATGGGGTGAACGTCTACCGGTTGGGAATCAGTCTATCGAGCGATATCAGCGCAATTAAGCCGGTGGCGCAGATAAAGATTTTTGACGGCGCTGCGTGGAATCCGCATGCGCGCCTTTTGAGCGGCGGCCGCGCGCAGTGTCAGGCACAAGGGTCGCGGCCGCCGCAAACCGCGGTCGAGAAAGCCATCCGCGTTGCGTGGCCCGCGCCGGAAGGCGTCAGGTCCGCAGCGAATCCGCGCGGGCCAGCGCCTCGATGCGCTCGATTGCATTATTCAAGGACGACGAGAGCGTCGAGCGCAGGTGCTCCAGCAGCGTGCGGACCTTGGCATCGAGATAGCGGCGCGAGGGGTAGACCGCGAACACCGTGAACGGCCTGAGGCGATAGTGCGGGAGCACGCGCACGAGCTTTCCGTCGACAAGATCGTCGACCGCGGTGTACGTCGCAAGTGTGCCAATGCCCGCCCCCTGCAGCAGGGCTGCCCGCATCACATCGGGAACATTGACTTGAAGCGGCGACTTCGAAATCTTCCAGATCTGAGCGTCCGCTCCGCTTTCGATATGCCATTCGTCAGGCGGCGACACGGGCGATTCGAGCATGAGCAACGTGTGGGCAGACAATTCGTCGCGCGTGCGTGGCGTGCCGTTTCGTTTCAGATAGTCCGGTGAAGCCACCATGACTGCGTATGCCGCGCCGAGCGGCTGCGCGACATACACCGAGTCGGGAAGCTCCGTAGCTGAAATCAGCGAAAGGTCATACCCCTCCTCGACCAGATTGGGCATGCTTTGTTCGATCTTCAGTTCGACGAAGACATCGGGGTAGGCGTTCCGATAACTGGTCAGCGCCGCGGCCACCACGCTCTGCGCAAGGCCTGGCGCGCAATGCAGCCGCACCTTGCCGGTTGGAGACACGCCTGCGCTGCGAGCCTCGTCGGTTGCCGAGTCGATGGCTGCGAGAATCGCCTTGGCGCGCTCGTAGAAGCGTCCACCGGGTTCGGTGACAGAGAGGTGTCGCGTCGTGCGATGCAGCACGACGGTCCGCAACTGTTGCTCCAGCGCCGTGACTGCGCGCGAAACCTGCGCAGCCGTCACGTTGTTCTCTTTCGCGACGGCGGTGAACGAGCTGGTTTCGACCACGCGGACGAATATCCGCATACTGCTGACGATATCTGCCATTCTGTTCCCGGACGGTGAGAGCACCCATTTTTCTCCGGGGCGCTGGCTCGGAACCAAGCTTTCTCAATGTGCTGCCGCATCCTGGCGCAGTCTGCCATCAGGCGTGGCGGGGGCGTTAAACGTCTTATGCCGGCCTGGAATGGATGTTATGTGCCTGGAGGGTCTTCTGCCAGCGTGACGCCGCGCGCATCATCTGCATACCACGAATTTCCCGTTGGGGAGAAGATCGTGAGCAACTATAAGAACCCCATCGGACATAGTGAGAAGCCCTTCGATAGTATCTAATGAAATTGGGCCGCTGCAGACTGGCGGCTCCAATTCAGTACGTTCGGACATAGGAGAACATCATGCAAACGATTCCGGATAACTATTTCACTGCCTACCGCAACCTGAAGTTGACACGGGATGAGGACGGCGTGCTGGTCGTGCAATTCCATACCAATGGAGGCCCGCTCACTTTCACGGCGGAGGCCCACACGGAGGTTGTCGATGCGTTCTACCGGATTTCACAGGACCGGGCGAACAAGATCGTCATCCTCACGGGTGCAGGCGGGGACTTCATGACCGGGGTTGACTGGGCATCTTTCAAGGATGTCTCCGATCCCGACGTCTGGAGCCAGATCCATGACGAAGGCGTTCAGGTCCTGGAAAACATTGCCAATATACGCGTGCCGGTCATCGCGGCCATCGAGGGGCGTGCCCATATCCACTCGGAGTATGTTCTGCTGGCCAACGTCATTGTGGCGGCAGAGGGCGCAACCTTCCACGACATGGGCCACTATGCTGCGGGTGTCGTGCCTGGCGACGGCATCTTTACCACCTGGAGCTATCGCGCGGGAGCGGGACGGGCGGAAGCTTTCCTGCTCAACGCGCAGCCGATTACGGCGGCTGTCGCACGCGAGTGGGGCGTGGTTGCTGAGGTCGTGTCAAACGGCCAGGCGCTTGGCCGCGCACAGGAATTGGCGAGGCAGTATTTGAAAGCGCCCGAAGTGGCACGCCGCAACACGCGCATACATTTTATTTGGCCCTTGAAGCAACGCATCGTGCAGGAAGTTGGCTATGGGTTGTCGCTCGAAGGCGCCTCCGCAGCCGCCCTTGTGAAGGCAATGCAAGCTGGGAGCTAACCTCTATGAGTCGCTCCGATCCCATCACCCTTCGAAGGGCCAGGATCGATCCCAAAGCAGTCTGCCGGCACGGTTGCCCGAACGTCCGGTATACGTTTTCGTGCAGTCATTCGGGCGTGACGGTTACCCGCCGTTTCTATGCCCGTGTGCATTAGGGTGACAACACTCGCGGTCATCCCTGTAAAATGGGTCGGGTACCACCGATAACTTAACGTGCATCGTAACGTGTACGATGCACCGTGAGACGCTTGCGCGAGGGGAATTCACCTTGCAGCGCTTGCAATTATGCGGTCCCTGCCGACCTGGCATTGCCGACAGCGCCCGCAACCGCACCTTATAAAACGACCGTCGCTTCCTGGACGGGCTCCTGACCACGGAACGAGCGGTTGCAAGGGTCACTTTCAGTCATGTACAAACTCGAACAGTATCATCCCGGCGTATTAGCTGTCCTCTGCAGTCAACTCATTTGTCTGGCAGCGTTCGCATGGGAGACGAACGGTCTCATACACAACAAGTGGGTGGAAATGTTATTGGGATTTAGCCTCCTGGCTGGCCTGATCCTGTCGCTAGGGTTGTTCGGCACCTGGCTCAAGTTCAAAGACGAGGTCAAGTTGCACGTTTTTTTGAGTGCCAACCAGATCTATTCGGCGATTGCGATTGCCACCCTGGGAGAGGTGGCGACGATCTTGCTGGTGCCACTGAGATAGAGGCTTCGCTGATTCTACGCCGGCGCAGCAACTCGCGATTCGCTGCGCAAGATGGGGGCGAAAATACACTTTCGCCCCCGACGCCGGAGAATAGCCCATCGCATCCGCCTGGGCTATTTCCGATACTTGCCCGGCATGCCGCCTATTCGATGGCTTCGCCGTGCAGGCTGACGTCCAGACCCGCGCGCTCATCTTCTTCCGTCACACGGATGCCCATCACCATGTCGATCACCTTCAGCAGGACGAAGCTGACCACACCGCTGTAGATCAGCGTCGTCAGCACGCCCTTGGCTTGCAGGATGACACTGCCGTCCGCGCCGCCGATGTCCTTGACCGCGAACACGCCGGTCAGCAGCGCACCCACGATACCGCCGATGCAGTGCACGCCGAACGCGTCGAGCGAGTCGTCGTAACCGAGTTTGTGCTTGAGCCACGTTGCCGACCAGTAGCAGATCACGCCTGCCGCGATACCGATCACCAGCGAACCCGTCATACCGACGAAGCCCGAAGCCGGCGTAATCGCCACCAGACCTGCCACGGCACCCGACACGATACCGAGCACCGACGGCTTACCCTTGGTTGCCCATTCGGCGAACATCCATGCGAGTGCTGCTGCCGCGGTTGCCACCTGCGTGGCGAACATGGCGAAACCGGCACGGCCGTCTGCCGCCACTGCCGAACCCGCGTTGAAGCCGAACCAGCCTACCCACAGCATGGCGCCACCGATCAGCGTGAGCGTCAGGTTGTGCGGCGCCATCGATTCCTTGCCGTAGCCGACGCGCTTGCCCAGCACCAGCGCGCAGACCAGCGCCGCGATACCGGCGTTGATGTGCACCACCGTGCCGCCCGCGAAGTCGAGGATGCCCGCGGCAGCCAGCCAGCCGGTCGGTTCCCAGACCATGTGCGCGATCGGCGAGTAGACGATGATCGACCACAGCGTCATGAACACCAGCATCGCCGAGAACTTCATGCGATCGGCAAACGCGCCCGTGATCAGTGCCGGGGTAATGATCGCGAACGTCATCTGATAGACGCAGTAGACCGTTTCCGGGATCGTCGGGGCGAGATGGCTGACGGTCAGCGTCGTCGCCTTGTCGCCATGGATGTAGTTCATGCCCGCCATGAAGAAGCGTGACAAGCCGCCGATGAACGAGCCGCCCGGCGTGAAGGCGAGGCTGTAGCCCACCACGACCCAGATGATCGACACAAGGCAGGTGATCGCGAAGCTCTGCATCAGGATCGCGAGCACGCTCTTCTTGCGGACCATGCCGCCGTAGAACAGCGCCAGACCCGGGATCGTCATGAACAGCACGAGCGCGGTGGAGGTCAGCATCCAGGCGGTGTCGCCCGAATTGATCTTCGACGAATCGACCGAGAACGGCGCGGTCGGGGCTGCCGGTGCGGCGGCAGCGGATGCGGCCGATGCATCAGGTGCGGCTGCGGCGCTGACAGCCGGTGCGGCGGACGCTTCAGCGGCCGGTGCCGAAGCGGCGGCGGCTGCAGGCGCTGCCGAAGCGTCCGGTGCCGGCGCACTCGCCGTCGTATCGGAAGCAGCTGCCGAGGCCGCTGCGGGTGCGGAAGCGTCGTCCGCGAGGGCGGCGCCGATACCGCCCGCGAGCAGCGAACCGGCCATCAGCATGGACATCAATAATTTGCGCATCTTCGTTTCCTCTTGTCGCTATCTGTGTCGCTATCTTTTGGTATTACAGAGCGTCCGCGCCGGTCTCCCCGGTGCGAATCCGAATCACTTGCTCGATCGGGGTGACAAAAATCTTGCCGTCGCCGATCTTGCCGGTGCGTGCCGCGCGTTCAAGCGCCTCGATCGCCTGGTCGACGATGTCGTCCGAGACAGCTGCCTCGATCTTCACCTTCGGCAGGAAATCGACCACGTATTCGGCGCCCCGATACAGCTCCGTATGGCCCTTCTGCCGGCCGAAACCTTTGACTTCGGTGACCGTGATCCCTGAGACGCCGATGGCCGACAAGGCTTCGCGCGCCTCATCGAGCTTGAACGGCTTGATGATTGCGGTAATGAGTTTCATGAAATCCCCTCTTCGATTGCTGAACCGGAGAGCCGACTCGTACGTCGACCTTATGCCGATAGAGCCGAGCACAACTAGAGCAACTGTCGTGCCAGTTATTTGCTGAAACTCATCGAGAGGAAACACAGCGAGATGAGATACGCACGAGTGCGGCAGCAATCGAAGGCGTTCCACGCGGGGAGCATCGGACACGCGCCCGACGGAAAATCGATGAGCCGAACCAGATGTTGGGGGGCTTTCTATACACAGACCTGAATCGCAGGTCGATACTTGCACAACTGATTTGCACCACAACTAGGCCTGACGTGGTCGAAGCGACCCAATAGGGTGCGCCCACGCCGAGATTCGTGGCATCCGCCACTTCGGCGAAAGCAGCGTGGAAATTCAGGTATTTCAGCTTGCCTCTGAGTCGATGTACGTATCCATGGTCATCTCTGTTCTCATTGCCGCGGAGTCGTACCACGCTGGCTAAGCACCGTGTTTGTCGCACCACTGGATCGCCCAGCGCTGTGCCGCCTCGAACGCGTCAGCGTCGGATGGATAGTCACCGAGGTCGCCCGAGTACTTCACCTCGACGGCTTCGCCACCGGCCGTGGGGCGCCGATAGATCTTTGCGCGACCGTAGTAGCGACCACCTTCATCAAGAGGCGACGCGTCGATGTGGAATCCCTTGTAGTCGAATTGCATGATCGCCTCCGAAAAAGTGCGCTATTCGTCGTCGCGTTGAACAAGCTGCAGGTTTCCATTCGCGTCTCGGCCGAGGCTCACGAGCTTGTTTCTGTAGTCACAGGCAGGACAGAGGAAAAAGAATCCGTGGTCATCGACTTCCGGCGCGACCTGATCGAAGTCGTACCGAGCATCGCAGTTTCGGCAGGTCCACATGTCGGCCTCCGTCGGTATCCTGGAGAAATCCTAGCATGACCGACCGAGCGCAGCACCGAACCAATTGGCGCTGCCTGCGGCGGTTCTCGCCGCACTGTCGCTTCGGCCGATCGAAAATCCGTCTTTACCTAACTTCTCAACGGTTTTTTATGTGCTTTCTTGCGATCCGGCGCCGGTCTGATTTTTGTTACGCCGCCGATCGAGGGTGGATCGCTCGCCGGAAAGGTGTCCTCGACGGCTTTGTCGACGTTGTATTCGCTCTTGTCGCTGTTCGGATATTGCTCGGGATGGTAGATACGCATGACGGCCTCCGGTCGTGTGGGTTTGGAACAATGGTGTCCCGGAATATCAGCAACGCGCGGGTTCTGCGTTCTACCGGAACTGGAGCGGTATAAACAAGCTTATGCCCGGTGCCGACTCAGGGGCATAGACCACGGGAGGTGGCGCATACACATAGTCCTGATTGCCGTAGTAGTCGCCGCGACGATGGTCATTGTCGGGATGTTGATAAGCCTGCCGGTTGCCGTGATCCGACTGATGCCCCTCGTTTTGCCGAGCGCCGTTATCCGTGCCATGTTGCTGTGGATGCTTCTGGTTATGCTGATAGTTGTTACTCGCGCCATGCTGCTGTTGGCCCTCGTGGTTGTCGTTGCCGTTGCCGTTGCTTTCACCAAAGGCCGGCGCCATGGACATGCCGCCAACGGCCAATGCCAGGCCAACTGCAGTCATGATTCTGGTCTTCATCGAGCCCATGTATGCGGCTCGCACTCCTTGGGTTTTCATGATGTTCTCCTGTCTGCGAACCGGGACCCTATTGAGGTGCCAGTCCGCTTCCCGTTGCGGGTGTCTCGAGATCACCCCTTCTTTGCGGAGTGGTGATGGTCAGTCTGGAAAATCAGATCGGCATTCTTCTTCTGAACGTCGGACATGCTGTCGTACAGTGCCTGAAACGCGGATGTGAGCTTTCTGATGCCGTCCGCATGGGCATCGGCGATCTGGCCATAGGACTTGAGATCGTCGACAGCGCTCATGCTGTTGGCATGACTGGCTCGCGTTTGTCTGAGCGAGTCCATCGTGCCTGCATTGTCACGCATGACCTGCGCGACCTTCTGCCAAAGGTCTTCTTGCGCCGCGGTGATCTGAAGCCTCGTGTGAAGTCCACTGATGCGCGTATCAACCTGGTCATGGGTGGCAACGGTCATCACGCTTGCACGTGGTTGAGTCTGGGTGGGCGAGGCAGCGCTCGCAGGAGGGGCGAACGCCGCTATCGCGAGAAAAAGCGCTATCGCGAGCGCCGGTGCAGTTCGCGGTTGGAATTGTGGGGCAACGAGTCTCATAATTGGTCTCCAAAGAAGTTCGACGGACTCGCGAAGGGATTACCGTCAGTGCGGCGAATTCGATCGAACAGATCATTTGTGCGCCGACTCCCGAGTGGCGTCTGTCCGGTGCCGGACCCTTGCGCGCTGGAACCGCGCCGCTGAATTGAGGGAGCCGCGCGTGACCCAACTCGAAAACTGGTGCCGGCGCGCCACGAAAAGTCGCATCGGCGCGCCGCAGGCGTTCCCCCGAAAGTTGCGCCGCTACGCCTGAGTTGATCGGTGTACGGTGGCGTACCGACTGCTTCGCCCATTGCCGCCATACTGTTCTGATCGAAGCAGCGCTCAAGGAGCGAGGTGATGAACAAAGATCAGATACAAGGATGGACAAGAGAGATCGCAGGTAAATTGCGTACCGGCCTCGGCAAGACCATCGGCAACCGGACGGTCACGTGGAGGGGGCGCGTCGAGCAGGTCATCGGCAAGACGCAGGCGTCGTATGGCAATGCCAAGGCGCGTCTCAGGAAGCGCTCATAAGCCACCAATGCGCCGCTCTCTTTGCTGTCAATCAGGAGGCGCCACGGGTATTAAGTAAAGGGCATTGACTGCCACCGCACAGACATCCCCCGTGTGACGTGAGAATGTGGGCTGGGATAGAACCAGTTGCACCACCATCATGACCAACGTCGCCTCCAAAACACTCACCATGATCATTGCAATAGGCACGGCGCTTACTCCCGTGCTGTGCTGCGCCTACGCGCTCGATGCGCAACTCGACTGCAAATCGAACGCACACGCATTCATCGCCCCGCTCCTGACCGCTCAATATATCGATCCGAAGCCGATGCGTGTCGAAGCGAACTCGATCAACGCATTTCGGCCGGCGCACGATAGCAACCTGACGGCTTTCGGCTTTCGTGTCTACGCCGTTCTCGGGTATGAACACAGCGACACGATGTTCAAACAGGGAAGCGGTCAACCGATTACGGACTCTGCGTATGGCACGGTAGTCGTTGGCGCCACGGAGGACGTGGAAGCGCGCGTACGCGCGGCCGGCAGTGACGCTGTCATCCGGCAAGTCATTCCCCTCCTGCTCACGGTCATCTTCTGCAGCGCGCAATGAAGCGCTACGCGCCTGATCGCGGACCGGTCAAGCAGCCGACTCGCCCAAAACTTCTGCAGGTGATGGGCCCCGGCCTCATCACCGGCGCGTCGGACGACGATCCAGGCGGTATCGCCGGCAATCTGCGTGAGCACTATCCGCGCTGGTTGTCGACCAGCGTAGTCGGGTTTACACTGCCGCCCGTACTACGTATCCTCGGCTGGGTTGCTACCGGCGTGATGGCGGCAACGGTCGTGGCAATGGGTGTCACCTGGGTCGTGTGAGGGAGCTGCCCTATCGCCTCAGATACTGCGCTCGCAAGGCTTCGATTTCATCAAGCAGATCGAGTACGAGCGCGATGCCCGCAGCGTTGATCTCGAGATCCTGCGCGAGATGCCGAGCCCTGCGGGCGCGGCGCAATGAGACGCCGTCGAAGTGCGGGCCATCGTCCTCGCTGACGCATTTCGGCTCAATTGCGCCTTGCTCGATCCATTCAACGAGCTGGACTTCAGAAGCGCCGGACACCCGGCACAATTCGAGCAGCGTGAACTCCACCTGCTCCTCGACGATCAGGCATTCGAGCCAGGCAGTGCGCGATTCGTTCATGATGCATCACCTGAAAAGTGCGCGCGCGGGTCGAAGTCGCATGCCGCTCGTAGTGTCTCGTAAGCCGCGCGTGCCTGCTCGCTGTCAGCCAGCGGCAGAACGATGTTCAATTGCGCATAGAGATCGCCCGATGGTCCGGCCGGACCGCTCGCTGGGATTCCCTTGCCTTTCAGGCGTAAGCGTCGGCCTGCGCTGGAATCTTTGGGTATGGCTATTTCGACGGCGCCGTCGGGCGTCGGCACGGTAATGCGCGCGCCAAGTGCCGCTTCCCAAGGGGCGACCGGCACGACGATCGTCACATCGCGGCCGTCGACGCTGAAAAGTCCGTGCTGGCGCAACGCGATTTCCAGGTACAGGTCTCCAGCGCGCCCCTCTCCGAAACCCGCCCCCCCTTGGCCGGCAAGTCGCAGATGCTGCCCGCTGTGCACGCCCTTTGGAATGGAGACATCAAGCGTCCGCGACTTCAGTACGGCTCGGCCGCTTGCATCGAGTACTGGCGTCTCCAGCGAAATCGTGCGCTGTGCCCCTCGATAGGTATCCTCCAGATCGATCACCACTTTCGCATGGTGGTCCTGGCCTCGCGCCGAGTGCGGCACACCGCCATAGGCATCCTCCATGTCTTGCGCAGTTGCGCGGTCATCACCGGCGCCGGCAGCGTGCCGCGCGCGTCTTGTCGACGCACGGCCACCATTGGCATGTTCACCGCGAAAAAGTGCCTCGAAGAATTCGCTGAAGCGTGCCTCCTCGGCTCCGCGGTCGTCCCCGCCGCTGAATTCGAAGCCCTCGTCCCACTGCGGCGGCGGCTCGAAGTCCTGACCATTGCGCCACTGGTCGCCCATCCGGTCGTAGGCTGCACGCTTTTCCGTGTCTTTGAGGACGCCGTACGCCTCGCCGAGCTCCTTGAAGCGCGGCTCCGCGTCGTCGAGTTTGCTCAAGTCCGGGTGATATTTGCGAGCGAGCTTGCGATACGTACGCCTGATATCGTCCTGCGTCGCGCTGCGCGGTAATCCCAGCACTTCGTAATAGTCTTTGTATTTCATATCGAAGACCTATGAGAGAGGCCGCGCGCGCACCTATTTCAGCGGTATCACGGCGGGACGAACAAGCGGCGCGTCATGAACGGTCGCCCAGTCGCTGCGGCGCACGTGGTGGATGATCAACGGAATGCCCGCGAACACGACGATGCCGAGGACAACCAGCCCCGTGTAAAGCCAGGGCGAACCGACCGGCAACTGGTCCGGCGGGAAGAACGACACGACGAAACTGAACAGCACCCCGGCAAAGCCAATGCCGGCCGTCAACCACATACCGCCTGAACCACCGGGTACCGTGAAGGGGCGTGGCAAAGCAGGTGCGGAATAGCGCAACTGGATCGCCGCGGCATACATCAACATGTAGGCGATCAGGTAAAGCGCAATCGTCATCGCGGAGATCAGGAAGAACGCGACCGATACATCCCGGATCACGAAGTAGAAGCACGAAATGACGGTCACGATCAGACCTTGCACCAGCAGGATATGAGTGGGCATGCCCTTGCGATTCTTCGCCTGAAGGATCGGCGGCAACTCGCCCTCATGTGCGGTCTCGAGCAAGCCACGCGACGGACTGCCGAGCCACGCCAGCACGCCGCTGATTGCACCGACGCCGACCAGCAGCGACAACGCCGACACAGCCCAGCCCATGTGCCAGATGTCCGCAAGCACGGCACCAAACGCGTCGAACACGCCGGATTGCAGCGAGATCTTCTCGTACGGCAAGATTGCCGCGATCGGCAATGCGCCAAGTGCGAAGATCAGCACCGAAATCAGCGCACCCAGTCCGATGGCCGCCGGATAACCGCGACTCGGGCTGCGCATGTCGATCACATGAACTGCTTGCACCTCTACACCGGCAAACAGCAACACGATGCCGGCAAGAAACGAGATCGTGCCGAAGCCGTGAATCGCGGGCCAGAAGCGGGCATGGCCATCCTGGGACAGTGCGGCATCGTTCAGGTGTTGCCAGCCGAGCGGGTGGCCACTGTTGATCCAGTAGCCGAGCAGCGCGAGCAGCACGATGCCCGGCACGATGGTGCCGA from Paraburkholderia phytofirmans OLGA172 encodes the following:
- a CDS encoding DnaJ C-terminal domain-containing protein gives rise to the protein MKYKDYYEVLGLPRSATQDDIRRTYRKLARKYHPDLSKLDDAEPRFKELGEAYGVLKDTEKRAAYDRMGDQWRNGQDFEPPPQWDEGFEFSGGDDRGAEEARFSEFFEALFRGEHANGGRASTRRARHAAGAGDDRATAQDMEDAYGGVPHSARGQDHHAKVVIDLEDTYRGAQRTISLETPVLDASGRAVLKSRTLDVSIPKGVHSGQHLRLAGQGGAGFGEGRAGDLYLEIALRQHGLFSVDGRDVTIVVPVAPWEAALGARITVPTPDGAVEIAIPKDSSAGRRLRLKGKGIPASGPAGPSGDLYAQLNIVLPLADSEQARAAYETLRAACDFDPRAHFSGDAS
- a CDS encoding amino acid permease, which gives rise to MDNTATTAATLPVANTAKRGKYLSVTSIGLMTAAAVVTSLRGLPLLAKEEMTMFVYLAFTVVFYLIPASLISAELGGAFADRRGGIYTWVAQAFGTRWGFLAIWLQWIQNVVWFPVALTFGAAALAYTIGRPELAKNGVYVGIFCIVAYWLATWVVLQGVEVFAKIANWTFVIGTIVPGIVLLALLGYWINSGHPLGWQHLNDAALSQDGHARFWPAIHGFGTISFLAGIVLLFAGVEVQAVHVIDMRSPSRGYPAAIGLGALISVLIFALGALPIAAILPYEKISLQSGVFDAFGAVLADIWHMGWAVSALSLLVGVGAISGVLAWLGSPSRGLLETAHEGELPPILQAKNRKGMPTHILLVQGLIVTVISCFYFVIRDVSVAFFLISAMTIALYLIAYMLMYAAAIQLRYSAPALPRPFTVPGGSGGMWLTAGIGFAGVLFSFVVSFFPPDQLPVGSPWLYTGLVVLGIVVFAGIPLIIHHVRRSDWATVHDAPLVRPAVIPLK